From the Conger conger chromosome 14, fConCon1.1, whole genome shotgun sequence genome, one window contains:
- the sypl2a gene encoding synaptophysin-like protein 2a — protein sequence MAGLPQQVMSGFRLDLGPLKEPLGFIRVLEWVFSIFSFATTGGYTGYTDFTVHCSPKEGELVTASFGYPFRLSGSGFNYPNCTAPGYSVKMHLQNDYSSSAEFFVCVGVFGFLYCTATLVLYLGFQHVYRETTRGPVIDLFLTAAFAFLWLVSSSAWAKGLTDVKAMTNPQTIVNNINLCVKDKCSPDRFPAMGRLNASVISGFLNLILWGSNCWFIYKETPFHKPDHASAAVTDETGPQ from the exons ATGGCCGGACTGCCTCAG CAAGTTATGTCCGGATTCAGGCTTGATCTGGGACCTTTGAAAGAACCTTTGGGATTTATACGAGTTTTAGAATGG GTCTTCAGCATATTCTCATTTGCCACCACTGGGGGATACACTGGGTATACCGACTTCACTGTGCATTGTTCCCCTAAGGAAGGGGAGCTAGTCACTGCCTCCTTCGGCTACCCTTTCAG GCTTTCAGGCTCTGGGTTCAACTACCCAAACTGCACAGCCCCCGGCTATTCGGTGAAGATGCACCTGCAGAATGACTACTCCTCCTCGGCCGAGTTCTTCGTGTGCGTTGGGGTTTTTGGGTTCCTGTACTGCACGGCCACTCTGGTGCTGTACCTGGGGTTCCAGCACGTGTACCGGGAGACCACACGAGGCCCTGTGATT GACCTGTTTTTAACCGCAGCCTTCGCCTTCCTGTGGTTGGTGTCCTCTTCAGCCTGGGCCAAAGGCCTAACCGACGTCAAGGCGATGACAAACCCTCAAACCATTGTGAACAACATcaatttgtgtgtgaaagacaAGTGCAGTCCAGACCGCTTCCCCGCCATGGGCCGCCTCAATGCTTCTGTG ATTTCTGGATTTCTCAACCTCATCTTGTGGGGTAGTAACTGCTGGTTCATTTACAAAGAGACCCCTTTCCACAAGCCAGACCATGCATCTGCAGCTGTAACCGATGAAACGGGACCGCAGTAA